In the genome of Zonotrichia albicollis isolate bZonAlb1 chromosome 7, bZonAlb1.hap1, whole genome shotgun sequence, the window TGGAGGGACAGGCCATCTCCACAGCCATCACTGGGGAGAGCAGTTGCCTTGTGTGGGCAACTCAGCAAACcccttttttcattttgtccCCTACCCCAGGTGAATGGCCTGCTCAGCTCAGAGCTCAGGGAGATCCCACAGGGAGGGTCCACATCCCCCAGCTGCGATGGCCAAGGATCAGCTTACCTTGGTGAGGGATTTGAGTCCCAGTGCTGTGACAACTGCCCCCGTGGTTGCACTCACAtaggctgtccccagctggctgAAAGAGCAGGAAGTGACACCATTAATCCAGGTTCTTCCCATCCCAGTTGCTCCTCCAAAGGAAGGAACAGCATGCCCTTCAAGAGCATCAGGACATCTGGGTTCCTCTCTCAGCTCTACCACTAACCCTGACAGCCCCAATGGCATCCATCTCTGTCTTCACCAGGTCTCATTGTCCCATCTCCCAGCACCCTGCTATGCAAGGCACCCCctggtgttttggggtgccTCGAGGACCTGGTCAGAGAGATGCTCACCTGGGGGTGATGGGTGCATCTCCACTGCGGTTGGTGTAGTTGACAACGGCATTGAAGGACTGGTTCACCCACTGCCAGAACAGCACGGCTGGCGTGGTCCTGCCAGAGAGAGGAGGGTGCTGGAGACACTGGGGGATGTCACCCATGCTGCTACAGCACGAGTGGGGTACAGGACATGTGTCCCCTCCTCACCCCAGAGCCAGGAGGATCCTCCAGGCATCCTCTTGGTCCTGAGGTGAGGAGAGGACAGGTACCTGTAGAAGGTCAACATGCAACCAGTGATGGTCATGTTCATGGGGACCTGAGCAGACATGCGTCCCACAAGGATCATCTTCTCGCCCGTGTCAGGGTGGAAAGCCGAGTCATAGATGTACTTTGCCCGCCAAAGCTGGTCCTCTGTCAGCCCAGGGTGTAcggtgcctgccctgccaggtaAGGGTAACACCTGTTGAAAGACCCCCTGCCAGCACACATGGCCAAACTGGTCCCCCACACCCTTTGGGGCAGCTGGGAGATGCCTTAGGGACCAGCCAGGCAGTTTTGGGGGCTTTGGCCAGGGGGGCCAGCATCGCTTCTATTCCCACTCCTGGGAACGGCTCCTGCCTGGGAGCAATGCTGAGGGTACATCCACCCTCCCAGTGGTACCTGTAGTCCTCCACCACCCGTCGGGCTTCCTCCAGCGTGgcccctgagagcagcaggttTCGGGGGTCGGTCACCATGAAGAAGTGCTTGGCCCGGCCCTGGAAGGTGCTCTGGTCCCAGCGGGGCTCCCGGATGTTGATGGTGGCAGGCAAGGACGGTGGCATcttctggcagggcaggggatgaaAGGGTTATATGGGATgtggtgtctgtgtgtcccccccacatccctgctgcagcagctctgtgctcccccAGTCTGGGGGGACAAGGGGTGAACAGGAAGCCCCTTTGTAAAGGAGCTCAGCGACTCCTGAGCCCTCCCAGCACATGAAGCATTTTGTGGGTGGTGCAACCTGTAAATGGAACTGCACCTTGCAACGTGCCAAAGAGAAACCCCCGACCTTGCCCACACCAGCCACCAGAAATCAGGGAGCCCCCACCCCAGCAGAGCACCCCGGTCACACAGTAGGGGACAGGGACCCACCACGGAggggccacagctgctgccagcaccggGAGAGCGGAGCGAGGAAGGGCAGTGGAAGGAGGAACGTCCCTCCCGGCAAGGCACCGACACACCCGGCGCGGCTTTATTCCACACCCGCCCTGCCCCGAGGGAAGCGGGGCTCGGCTCCCTTCCTTCCCGCGCCGAGCATCCCTCCCGCCACGCGTGACCCCCCTGCACAGGGACCCGGGGCAGCCCCCGCACTCACGGCTCCCGCGACAGCGCCCGCCgtgcccgcgccgccgccgccgccacagCCACCGCCCCACTCCCGCCCCTGCGCGCGCTGACGTGCGGCATCGTCACGGGTGGGCGGCCCCGCGCCGGGCGGGCGGGGAGGGACGGGGAGGGCGgtgcggggggcggcggggaccACGCGTgaccggggccggcggcggggggAGCGGTACGTGCCGAGCCACACGCGGTGCCCGCGGCCCTCCCGCGCTTCTGTGGGCGTGCCCGTGGGCGTGCACGCGCCTGCCCGTGACCGCGCGCGTGTGCTCGCGCGTCGGCTCGGCCTCCGCTCGCTCGGGTGCTCGCGCGCGCGTGTGTTCGCACGTGGGTGTTCACGTGCGCGTTTCCGCGCGTCCCCGTGTCAGCCGCGCGCGTGTCCGTAGCGCCGCGGACGCGCGCGCCGCGTTGGCGTCCACGCGCGTCGCGGTTGTTGCGCCGGAGCGCGCGGGGCCCGCGCCTCCGCGGGAGTGGGCGCCGGCTCGAGCGTGGGGCGGTGCGTGCGGAACACGCGCGTGTGAGCGGGGCCGCGTCCGCGCGTGTGCGGCGCTCCGCGGGCGTCCGTGAGTGCGCGCAAGGGCACGGACACGCATGCCGTGG includes:
- the SFXN3 gene encoding sideroflexin-3 isoform X3; protein product: MPPSLPATINIREPRWDQSTFQGRAKHFFMVTDPRNLLLSGATLEEARRVVEDYRAGTVHPGLTEDQLWRAKYIYDSAFHPDTGEKMILVGRMSAQVPMNMTITGCMLTFYRTTPAVLFWQWVNQSFNAVVNYTNRSGDAPITPSQLGTAYVSATTGAVVTALGLKSLTKHLPAIIGRYVPFAAVAAANCINIPLMRQRELKLGIPVTDENGNRLGESTAAAQKAIFQVVVSRIGMAAPAMAIPPVIMNMLEKRAFLKRYPYLNAPLQVSLVGLCLVFATPLCCALFPQKSSMPVSSLEPEVQDQIRKKDPWLETVYFNKGL